The following proteins are encoded in a genomic region of Arachis stenosperma cultivar V10309 chromosome 4, arast.V10309.gnm1.PFL2, whole genome shotgun sequence:
- the LOC130975382 gene encoding uncharacterized protein LOC130975382: protein MTVVALMEIRTFSDFVNKARVVEKYAKTIAASMDTHRGNTSKGRGKYFHPRGQSFKRGGYAPQGQGGFRKNIHDQFQRGKGRGNRSKNSSDLACDRCGRLHPYDSCKIGLGGCFKCGLPGHIVRDCTRGKNPNAGQSWHQGRVFAVNAKDASKADPLMRGICLIGDKTLIALYDTGASHSFISFAKVEELGLEVSELVFDLHVHTLH, encoded by the coding sequence ATGACTGTTGTGGCTCTTATGGAGATTCGCACTTTTTCTGATTTTGTGAACAAGGCAAGGGTGGTTGAGAAGTATGCTAAGACGATAGCTGCATCCATGGACACTCACAGAGGAAATACTAGTAAGGGACGTGGCAAATATTTCCATCCGAGGGGTCAAAGCTTCAAGAGAGGAGGATATGCGCCTCAAGGGCAAGGAGGCTTCAGAAAGAACATTCATGATCAATTTCAGCGTGGCAAAGGAAGAGGAAATCGGAGTAAGAATTCTTCGGATTTAGCTTGTGATCGTTGTGGACGTTTACATCCATATGACTCTTGCAAGATTGGTTTAGGTGGTTGTTTCAAATGTGGATTGCCTGGTCATATCGTGAGGGATTGCACTCGTGGGAAGAACCCGAATGCGGGTCAGAGTTGGCATCAAGGTCGAGTCTTTGCTGTGAACGCCAAGGATGCTTCCAAGGCAGATCCATTGATGAGAGGTATTTGTTTAATTGGTGATAAGACTTTAATTGCATTATATGATActggagcatcacattcatttaTTTCGTTTGCTAAAGTTGAGGAACTAGGCTTGGAAGTGTCAGAGTTAGTATTTGATTTGCATGTACACACTCTGCATTAG
- the LOC130975383 gene encoding uncharacterized protein LOC130975383: MATRGLGRARSRASRDARLADNHAEFMVAMATLANTMEANVATYLQAVQRLAQLAGSGNENGEGAEDSLRGVSRILAAFQQAGPPVFNGSTNHIEADNWFQAVERALLTQHVRYDQFVEHAAYQLVEEAQQWWQRERRLLHQQNVNITWALFEGAFYKKYFLESLREAKELELLQLKQGSMTIAEYTSKFEELCRFSRISQATSGSYEG, from the coding sequence ATGGCCACTCGCGGACTAGGTCGAGCACGTTCACGAGCGAGTAGGGATGCGCGACTGGCTGATAACCATGCCGAGTTCATGGTTGCGATGGCGACTTTGGCGAACACCATGGAAGCGAATGTTGCTACGTATCTGCAAGCTGTACAGAGATTAGCCCAACTGGCAGGAAGTGGAAACGAAAATGGAGAAGGTGCTGAGGACAGCTTGAGAGGCGTTTCGAGAATTCTAGCTGCTTTTCAGCAAGCTGGCCCGCCGGTTTTCAATGGTTCAACAAACCATATTGAAGCAGACAACTGGTTCCAAGCTGTGGAGCGTGCGTTGCTGACTCAACATGTACGGTATGACCAGTTCGTAGAGCATGCAGCTTATCAACTAGTGGAAGAAGCTCAGCAATGGTGGCAACGAGAGCGCCGACTGCTACACCAACAGAACGTGAACATTACCTGGGCATTATTCGAGGGAGCTTTCTACAAGAAGTACTTTCTTGAGTCATTAAGGGAGGCCAAAGAATTGGAGCTCTTACAACTGAAGCAAGGGTCCATGACTATAGCAGAATACACCAGCAAGTTTGAGGAACTCTGTAGGTTCTCGAGGATAAGTCAGGCTACTTCTGGGTCTTATGAGGGTTGA